The Candidatus Rokuibacteriota bacterium genome segment TCGGATACTTCTGGCTCTGGCGCGACCTGGGCGGCACGTGGCTCGACGCGCTCTTCATGACGGTGACGACCATCACCACGGTCGGGTACGGCGAGGTCAAGCCGCTCGACTCGGCCGCCCGCATCTTTACGATGTTCATCGCGATCGTCGGGGTCGGCAGCCTCTTCTACACCTTCGGCGTGGTGATGGAGTACCTCGTCGCGGTGCGGCTGGCCGATCCCACGGGGAGACGCAAGATGGAGAAGCACATCGAGGCGCTGAGCGGACACATCATCCTGGCCGGCCTCGGCCGCGTGGGACGGCAGGCCGCGCAGGAACTCCACGAGGCGCGCATGCCGTTCCTCGTGGTCGACCCCGCCGATGCGACCGTCCACCAGGCCGAGGAACACGGCTGGCTGTGCCAGCAGGGCGACGCCACCGACGACGCGGTGCTCGAGCGGGCCGGCGTCCGGCGCGCGCGCGGGCTCATCGCCACCACGGCCAACGACGCCACGAACATGTACATCGTGCTCTCGGCGCGGGTGCTCAACCCGAAGCTCTACATCGTCTCGCGCGCAGTGGACGAGTCGAGCGTGTCCAAGCTCACGCGCGCCGGCGCAGACCGGGCGATCAGCCCGTACGCCATCGGCGGTCACCGTCTCGCGCACCTGATCCTGAGCCCCACGGTCGTGGACTTCTTCGAGACGGCCCTGCGCCGGGGCAACGAGGCGCTCAACATCGAGGCACTGGCCGTGGGCGCCGAGAGTCCGGCGGCGGGCCGCACGCTCGAAATGCTTGCCGTCCGACAGGCCACGGGGGCGACGGTGCTGGCCATCATGCGCGACGGCAACCCCGTGGTGAACCCGCCGGGCGACATGACGCTGGCCGCCGGCGACCGGCTGCTGGCGCTCGGCACGCGGGAGCAGCTCGAGCGCGTCGAGCGCGTGCTCGCCGGGCGGAGCTGATTCCATGCGAGGCATGATCGCGCTGGCGGGAGCCATCGTGGTCGCGGGAGCCGCATGGGGGGCGTCGCTCGCGCCGACTCCGGAGCAGACACTCGGGCCCTTCTATCCGAGCGTGCTGCCCGAGGACCGCGACGCGGACCTGCTCGTGATCAAGGGCCGGGCCGACCGGGCGCAGGGCACCGTGCTTCACCTGACGGGGCGCGTGACCGACACGAGCGGCGCCCCCGTCGCCGACGCGCGGATCGAGATCTGGCAGAGCGACGTCTATGGCCGCTACCTGCCCCCCAAGGATGGCGCCCCGGGGCAGCGGGACCCGAACTTCCAGGGCTACGGGCAGACCCGCACCGATGCCGCGGGCGCGTACAAGTTTCGGACGATCCGCCCGGTGCCCTACGAGTCCCGTCCTCCTCACATCCACGTCCAGGTGACGCACCCGCGCTTCCGTGCCCTCGTGACCCAGATGTACGTGGTGGGCGAGCCGGGACGCGAGAATCCCGCCTACTTCGGAGGCCAGCGGGTCCGCGACGCGCTCTCGGTGACGCTCTACCCCGCCGACGGCGCGGAGCCCGGCACCCTCAGCACGCGCTTCGACATCGTGCTCGTCCCGGCGCGGTGAGCGCCTCGCGCCGCGTCGAAGCCACCTTCACCCGCTAGCAGGCGGCTCAAAAAGGTCCAGATGCGAGGCGGCGCCCGACGG includes the following:
- a CDS encoding potassium channel protein, coding for MADGSQAFPVADIPRLRARLILPLSLVAAVVVGGTLGYFWLWRDLGGTWLDALFMTVTTITTVGYGEVKPLDSAARIFTMFIAIVGVGSLFYTFGVVMEYLVAVRLADPTGRRKMEKHIEALSGHIILAGLGRVGRQAAQELHEARMPFLVVDPADATVHQAEEHGWLCQQGDATDDAVLERAGVRRARGLIATTANDATNMYIVLSARVLNPKLYIVSRAVDESSVSKLTRAGADRAISPYAIGGHRLAHLILSPTVVDFFETALRRGNEALNIEALAVGAESPAAGRTLEMLAVRQATGATVLAIMRDGNPVVNPPGDMTLAAGDRLLALGTREQLERVERVLAGRS
- a CDS encoding intradiol ring-cleavage dioxygenase gives rise to the protein MRGMIALAGAIVVAGAAWGASLAPTPEQTLGPFYPSVLPEDRDADLLVIKGRADRAQGTVLHLTGRVTDTSGAPVADARIEIWQSDVYGRYLPPKDGAPGQRDPNFQGYGQTRTDAAGAYKFRTIRPVPYESRPPHIHVQVTHPRFRALVTQMYVVGEPGRENPAYFGGQRVRDALSVTLYPADGAEPGTLSTRFDIVLVPAR